The Candidatus Binatia bacterium region ACAAGGACGTCTCCTTGATCTGGCGCTCGCCGTCTCATCTCGCCGGTCCGGTTGATGACTACTGGGTGGGGAAGGGCGATGTCGATGTCGTCCACCGGGGCGGTTACGAGTTCACGGCGTCCAGAGAAGAGACGACGGATCTGCCGCTGGAGATGCAGGCGGCACTCGATGGTCTCAGTCGTCGGGTGCGCAACCCACGGTACGATGAGAAGGCCGTGCGTCTGGTCCTGCGCCGCTCGGAGCGCGACCGGGTGCGGCCGTATCCCGACTTCACCGGGCCTCGCCGTCGCGCCGGAGCCGACCCTCGGAACCTCGTGAATCGTGGCCGCTCGGTGGCGCGCTTCGGTCGCCGCAGCGATCCGATGTCGCTCGCGTTCGTTTCGGGCTTCGAGCCGGACTTCGCACGGGGCGTCCTCGAAGCGACGTCGTCACGGAGTGTGATGTACGGAGGCGAACTGCAGAGAGTTCGGATCTTGTCGAAGAACCTGCGCGCTCAGTACATGTTCTTCGCTGGCCCGAGCCACGCGTGGGTCATCCCGCCTCAGGCGCTCACGACGGAGTTGTCGAGCTTCGGTCTTCGCACGATCGATGTCGTGGCAGCCGAGGACCTGTGCGTGCCGGGATTCGAGTATCACTTCATGGATCACAGCCAGGACCCGCCGGTGTTCGTGTCGCAGATCCCGAAGGGGTTCGTCGGACCGCAGAGCGTTCAGGATCCTGCGCGCGCGGATGCGTCGGCATGGCTCGAGCAGCTGCCGGTGATCCGCGAGTTCAGGCGGAAGGTTCTGGGGCAGTCGGCATCCCGGAAGAAAACCAGATCGGTGAAGTCCAGGCGCGTTCCTGGATGACCTTGTCGACCGCCGCGAGGCTGCAGCCGCTGGGCCGCTCGTTCTCCGGCAGGGAGAGGCACTGCCGCCACGACCAGCGGCACGAAGGGTTCTCGACGATTCGCGCGTAGTAGACCGCGGGGCGATCCGGGTCGAAGTCGGGATCGCGCCATTGCCCGCACAGGTTGTGGTAGCCCGGGCCGCTCACCTCGCACGTGCCGAGGTCGACGCCGGCTCCGTTGGGATGCGTTCCGGCCACGTCGTGGACAGATTGGTAAAAGAGCCCGTCGTCGCCCACCCATCCCTTGATGATCTGCATGCGCTGCAGAAGTCCGCCGGGGAAGTTCTCGTCACCGGGGTCGCGCGCCGCACTCACGAGAAACGAGGGCGTGTCGGCGCCGTCCGGTCGCGGGGCGAGCTCGCCCCCCATCGGTACGCCGTGCGCGTAACCGGCCTCCACGAAGTCGGGTCGATCGCACAGGTCGTTCGGGAGACCCCAGCCGGCAAAGAATCGCGGTTGGATGCGTGGTCCGCTCGTTGCGAACGTCTCGCGGCGGCGCATGGCGTCGAAGAGAGCGTCGCGGGAGTTCTCTTCCGACCAGACACCGGCGAGGCCACCGGGGTTTCGCAGGATCTCGTTTTGCATCGGTGACTTCTCGGTCGAGAAGGCGAGGCGTTGCTCGGGCGTCGCCACCTGGTCGCCTCGGCTGCCTTGGTAGTCTCCTTCCTGCACGGCACCCGGATTTGCGTTGTGGGTGTCGGTACTGCCGATGAACCCGATCTGGAACGGGTTGACGCCTAGTCGGGTGCCTTCGCGCAGCCCTTCGATCACCGCGTAGCGGACGAAGTCGACCCGGGATTGGCACCCCTTTCCACGCATCGCTCCCTTTCCGATCTCCCCTTCGCAGTCGTCGGGGTTCGTGAGCGTGCGGATCTTCTCGAAGTCGCACAGTTCGTCGGGCCCCCCCGCAACGCCCCAGAGGCCGTTCCTGCACTCGGACTCACCCTTCATCTGCATCATCTCGGCGATGGGTTCGATGCCGGCGCGGAGTCGCGCGGCTTCCTGCTGCGCGGCGATGGGTCGGTCCCGGTACCAGAGATCGAATGCGCGGCCGTTCGACAGGTTCATGTTGTGCGGAATCGCGAGCGCGTCGCATCCCGTATCGGTGTCGAGACAGAGCGCGCGAAGTTCTCTCCAGAGCCCCTCGGCGAGCGGCTCATCGATCCATGAGATCGGAAGCTCGGGAACGATCTCGTTGCGGAAGATGACGTTCCGATGGACCTTCGACTGCCCAGGCGACGCGCTGTATTCCCAGGCGGGGAAGGTGGTGAAGCGACAGTCGCTCGACCGGTCGTACCATTCTTCCGCCGCTTCCTGCGTTTCCTGCCACACGGCCGCCGTGACGGGTCGGCATCGCTCGAAGTCGTCTCCACAGATCGAGGTGGCGCGGCCGGAGAGCGAAACGAGGCCGGTGATCCTCGCCCCGACGCCCTTGGCGCCGATGAGCCAGGCGAGCCATCCGGTCGTTTCACCGCGGTAGATTCGGCAGTCCTTCGTGTCGTACGCGGCCGAGCCCGGTGTCGTGCACAGGGTGACCTCGGCGAGAAACTCCGCATGGTCGGTCACGGCCGCGAAGTCCAACGGGCGGCCGATTCGTACCGGACGAGTTCCCTCTCCATTCGCCTTGAGTGGGGGGAGCGAGATGGTCTCTCCGCTCGCGAACCGATAGGCGTCGCTCGGCGAGAGAATGACGTCTCGGGTCCGTGCGTCCATCGAAAGCCCCGTATGGACGTGAAGGTCTCCGAAGAACGCCCTCCGGTTCGGGTCGCGATCGGCGCAGGCTTCGCGCGAAAGAAGGTTGG contains the following coding sequences:
- a CDS encoding DUF3604 domain-containing protein is translated as MRYEGMSLRHIGVLLLLLSACNLNEIEQSKWRPPGGPALAANLLSREACADRDPNRRAFFGDLHVHTGLSMDARTRDVILSPSDAYRFASGETISLPPLKANGEGTRPVRIGRPLDFAAVTDHAEFLAEVTLCTTPGSAAYDTKDCRIYRGETTGWLAWLIGAKGVGARITGLVSLSGRATSICGDDFERCRPVTAAVWQETQEAAEEWYDRSSDCRFTTFPAWEYSASPGQSKVHRNVIFRNEIVPELPISWIDEPLAEGLWRELRALCLDTDTGCDALAIPHNMNLSNGRAFDLWYRDRPIAAQQEAARLRAGIEPIAEMMQMKGESECRNGLWGVAGGPDELCDFEKIRTLTNPDDCEGEIGKGAMRGKGCQSRVDFVRYAVIEGLREGTRLGVNPFQIGFIGSTDTHNANPGAVQEGDYQGSRGDQVATPEQRLAFSTEKSPMQNEILRNPGGLAGVWSEENSRDALFDAMRRRETFATSGPRIQPRFFAGWGLPNDLCDRPDFVEAGYAHGVPMGGELAPRPDGADTPSFLVSAARDPGDENFPGGLLQRMQIIKGWVGDDGLFYQSVHDVAGTHPNGAGVDLGTCEVSGPGYHNLCGQWRDPDFDPDRPAVYYARIVENPSCRWSWRQCLSLPENERPSGCSLAAVDKVIQERAWTSPIWFSSGMPTAPEPSA